In Vespula vulgaris chromosome 7, iyVesVulg1.1, whole genome shotgun sequence, a single window of DNA contains:
- the LOC127065345 gene encoding alpha-1,3/1,6-mannosyltransferase ALG2, whose protein sequence is MTRIIFLHPDLGIGGAERLVVDAALALKKNGHDVSFVTTHHDPDHCFLETKDGTIPVTVVGNWLPRHILGKFFALCAYIRMVYAATYIIFLKNRPELVFCDLVSVCIPILRLCIPHVVFYCHHPDQLLSMPGGCCKALYRVPLNYLEEITTGMAHKIFVNSIYTRNVFKSTFKKLCIEPEVLYPSINTDFFDKTRIILLERVLDKKLPDDSIILLSINRYERKKNLSLAIETLAYLKNSLTEQEYKRLYLIMAGGYDKRVEENVEHYLELIGLSDELHVTDKVIFLRSPSDIYKVSLLKHCDILIYTPHNEHFGIVPLEAMYIGKPVIAHNSGGPMESVIDKVTGYLVNGSSKEFAEKIKILIKEPSLVETFGKAGRERFLATFSFTAFSTQLSKAVDELINFKKD, encoded by the exons atgactcgtataatatttttgcatCCAGATCTTGGAATTGGTGGAGCCGAAAGATTAGTCGTTGATGCTGCTTTagctttaaagaaaaatggtcATGACGTATCTTTCGTGACAACTCATCATGATCCGGATCACTGTTTTCTTGAAACAAAAGATGGTACAATTCCCGTTACAGTTGTTGGTAATTGGCTACCAAGACATATTCTAGGCAAGTTTTTTGCATTATGTGCTTATATTAGAATG gtATATGCTGcaacttatataatatttttaaaaaaccgTCCAGAATTAGTATTTTGTGATTTAGTTTCAGTATGTATTCCTATTCTTCGACTATGTATTCCCCATGTTGTATTTTATTGTCATCATCCAGATCAGTTACTTTCTATGCCTGGAGGTTGTTGTAAAGCTTTATATCGTGTTCCTCTTAATTATTTAGAAGAAATTACGACTGGGATGGctcataaaatttttgttaatagtatatatactcgtaatgtatttaaatccacgtttaaaaaattatgtattgaACCAGAAGTTCTATATCCTTCCATTAATACAGACTTCTTTGataaaacaagaataatattattagagaGAGTATTGGATAAAAAATTGCCAGATGATAGCATTATACTCTTATCTATAAATAgatatgagagaaaaaaaaatttatctcttgCAATAGAAACACTTGCCtacttaaaaaattctttaacagaacaagaatataaacgattatatttaattatggcTGGTGGATACGATAAACGAGTTGAAGAAAATGTTGAACATTACTTGGAATTAATAGGACTTTCTGATGAATTACATGTTACAGATAAAGTAATTTTCTTACGTTCTCCTTCtgatatttataaagtttctcttttaaaacaCTGTGATATTTTGATATACACACCACACAATGAACATTTTGGTATAGTTCCATTAGAAGCTATGTATATTGGAAAACCTGTAATTGCTCATAATTCTGGTGGTCCAATGGAATCAGTTATTGACAAAGTTACTGGATATTTAGTTAATGGTTCTAGCAAAGAATTTgctgaaaaaattaaaatattaataaaagaaccATCGCTTGTAGAAACATTTGGAAAAGCTGGCAGAGAACGGTTTCTTGCAACATTTAGTTTCACAGCATTTAGCACTCAGTTAAGTAAAGCAGTGGATGagctaattaattttaagaaagattaa
- the LOC127065346 gene encoding splicing factor 45 — protein MSLYDDFDKHRTSEKVAGWSSGIKLLQSQLQLKKAATTQPKREQYRKATAVLAPVIDLKSKTRDIEKDDDGLHNNPLTTNNTGSIGIGSEFDWNVINEYDPMWPNEYEKVVKELRDIRDREHDQETEMRKRRRDNTRFEDTQATGNNTLVPPERDEERTPTSRGIAGGAAIAPPPSLQECSDLPASSPSPRQPSNLGYATSSVAAKIMAKYGFKEGQGLGKKEQGMSVALQVEKTSKRGGRIVGEREQLMPPPPPVSMSPPPLQQQTSQPQPLQEEPSITEIMKSPSKVVLLRNMVGPGEVDDDLEPEVKDECNTKYGDVARVIIHEVIEATPEDAVRIFVEFKRIESAIKAVVDLNGRFFGGRQVKAGFYSSEKLDSLQLMD, from the exons ATGTCTTTATACGATGATTTTGATAAACATCGAACTTCTGAAAAAGTTGCCGGGTGGTCGTCCGGTATAAAATTGTTACAATCGCAacttcaattaaaaaaagctGCTACTACACAG cCAAAACGTGAACAGTATAGAAAAGCTACTGCTGTATTAGCACCAGTTATAGATTTGAAATCAAAGACTAGAGATATCGAGAAAGATGATGATGGTTTACATAATAATCCACTTACAACAAATAATACAGGAAGTATTGGAATTGGTAGTGAATTTGACTGGAAtgttataaatgaatatgatCCTATGTGGCCtaatgaatatgaaaaagtAGTCAAAGAGTTACGTGATATTCGAGATAGAGAACATGATCAAGAAACTGAAATGCGTAAAAGAAGACGTGATAATACACGTTTTGAAGATACtcaa gcAACAGGAAATAATACTTTAGTACCTCcggaaagagacgaagaacgTACTCCAACATCTAGAGGCATAGCTGGTGGTGCTGCTATAGCACCTCCTCCATCATTACAAGAGTGTTCTGATCTACCAGCATCATCTCCATCACCAAGACAGCCTTCTAATTTAGGTTATGCTACATCATCTGTTGCCGCCAAGATTATGGCTAAATATGGTTTTAAAGAAGGACAAGGGTTaggtaaaaaagaacaaggcATGTCTGTAGCATTACAAGTAGAGAAGACGAGTAAACGAGGTGGCAGAATTgttggagaaagagaacagcttatgccaccaccacctccagttTCAATGTCTCCGCCACCTCTACAACAGCAGACATCACAACCACAACCTTTGCAAGAAGAACCAAGTATTACAGAAATCATGAAATCACCAAGCAAA gtTGTACTATTACGTAATATGGTTGGACCAGGAGAAGTAGATGATGATCTAGAGCCAGAAGTGAAAGATGAATGTAATACAAAATATGGTGATGTAGCACGTGTAATTATTCATGAAGTTATTGAAGCAACTCCAGAGGATGCAGTTCGTATTTTTGtagaatttaaaagaatagaaagtgCTATTAAGGCTGTCGTTGATTTAAATGGACGATTCTTTGGGGGTAGACAAGTTAAAGCAGGTTTTTATTCTAGTGAAAAATTAGACAGTTTGCAATTAATggattaa
- the LOC127065349 gene encoding oligoribonuclease, mitochondrial isoform X2, giving the protein MMCNNSKDNQIVWIDMEMTGLDIEICHILEISCVITDSDLKIINEPLNIVINQSDSILDNMNDWCKEHHKKTKLIEDVRNSKISLKDAEQTLLTFLKKYIPRGKCPLAGNSVYMDRLFLNKYMPLVNDYLHYRIIDVSTIKELARRWNPQIYNSIPPKTSKHRATSDIIESIQELIYYKNHIFVSENTEKNLF; this is encoded by the exons ATGATGTGTAATAACAGTAAAGATAATCAAATAGTTTGGATAGATATGGAG aTGACAGGATTAGACATAGAAATATGTCACATCTTAGAAATCAGTTGTGTAATTACTGATAGTgatttaaaaatcataaatgaGCCTttgaatattgtaataaatcaatcagattctattttagataatatGAATGATTGGTGTAAAGAACATCATAAAAAA ACAAAATTAATTGAAGATGTTCGTAAtagtaaaatttctttaaaagatGCTGAACAAactttattaacatttttaaagaaatatattccaAGAGGTAAATGCCCTTTAGCTGGTAACTCTGTTTACATGGATCGCttgtttttaaacaaatacatGCCATTAGTTAAtgattatttacattatagaATTATAGATGTTAGTACCATTAAAGAACTAGCAAG aaGATGGAATCcacaaatttataattctattCCTCCAAAAACATCTAAGCATCGAGCTACTTCTGATATTATAGAGAGCATACaagaattgatttattataaaaatcatatatttgtatCAGAAAATACTGAGAAgaatttattctaa
- the LOC127065349 gene encoding oligoribonuclease, mitochondrial isoform X3: MMTGLDIEICHILEISCVITDSDLKIINEPLNIVINQSDSILDNMNDWCKEHHKKTKLIEDVRNSKISLKDAEQTLLTFLKKYIPRGKCPLAGNSVYMDRLFLNKYMPLVNDYLHYRIIDVSTIKELARRWNPQIYNSIPPKTSKHRATSDIIESIQELIYYKNHIFVSENTEKNLF, from the exons atg aTGACAGGATTAGACATAGAAATATGTCACATCTTAGAAATCAGTTGTGTAATTACTGATAGTgatttaaaaatcataaatgaGCCTttgaatattgtaataaatcaatcagattctattttagataatatGAATGATTGGTGTAAAGAACATCATAAAAAA ACAAAATTAATTGAAGATGTTCGTAAtagtaaaatttctttaaaagatGCTGAACAAactttattaacatttttaaagaaatatattccaAGAGGTAAATGCCCTTTAGCTGGTAACTCTGTTTACATGGATCGCttgtttttaaacaaatacatGCCATTAGTTAAtgattatttacattatagaATTATAGATGTTAGTACCATTAAAGAACTAGCAAG aaGATGGAATCcacaaatttataattctattCCTCCAAAAACATCTAAGCATCGAGCTACTTCTGATATTATAGAGAGCATACaagaattgatttattataaaaatcatatatttgtatCAGAAAATACTGAGAAgaatttattctaa
- the LOC127065349 gene encoding probable oligoribonuclease isoform X1 — translation MFLQSIKLLKTYLNWKPSYITYNVSLQRMMCNNSKDNQIVWIDMEMTGLDIEICHILEISCVITDSDLKIINEPLNIVINQSDSILDNMNDWCKEHHKKTKLIEDVRNSKISLKDAEQTLLTFLKKYIPRGKCPLAGNSVYMDRLFLNKYMPLVNDYLHYRIIDVSTIKELARRWNPQIYNSIPPKTSKHRATSDIIESIQELIYYKNHIFVSENTEKNLF, via the exons atgtttcttcagagtattaaattattaaaaacatatttaaattGGAAACCAtcttatattacttataatg tTTCATTGCAACGTATGATGTGTAATAACAGTAAAGATAATCAAATAGTTTGGATAGATATGGAG aTGACAGGATTAGACATAGAAATATGTCACATCTTAGAAATCAGTTGTGTAATTACTGATAGTgatttaaaaatcataaatgaGCCTttgaatattgtaataaatcaatcagattctattttagataatatGAATGATTGGTGTAAAGAACATCATAAAAAA ACAAAATTAATTGAAGATGTTCGTAAtagtaaaatttctttaaaagatGCTGAACAAactttattaacatttttaaagaaatatattccaAGAGGTAAATGCCCTTTAGCTGGTAACTCTGTTTACATGGATCGCttgtttttaaacaaatacatGCCATTAGTTAAtgattatttacattatagaATTATAGATGTTAGTACCATTAAAGAACTAGCAAG aaGATGGAATCcacaaatttataattctattCCTCCAAAAACATCTAAGCATCGAGCTACTTCTGATATTATAGAGAGCATACaagaattgatttattataaaaatcatatatttgtatCAGAAAATACTGAGAAgaatttattctaa